One genomic segment of Ferrimonas sp. YFM includes these proteins:
- a CDS encoding patatin-like phospholipase family protein, with protein MLRTTLALLLLLPLWLQATERPTVGVVLSGGGAKGAAHIGVLRVLEQNRIPVDYIAGTSMGSYVAGLYALGYSADEIEAILLSMDFNTGFDDDIPREDLAYRDKQQRDDFPLGIQMGYREGELRFPKGALQGQTMRSLIRRSVGNIPEVGHFDDLPIPLRTVATDLTDRSEVVLESGNLVLAMQASMTVPGALAPIEIDGHMLVDGGMANNLPVSVVKAMGADIVIAVDIGTPLKGKDDLKSVFDIVDQLTGYLTNLTRDQQVALMSEQDILLVPEIDGVGTSDFDLMPDMIPRGEAAARAKLEQLRALSLPEARYAGYRAQKQALRSFWEDKGAGELVAIELDNDSWVGESRILTALGVKPGQPLAQDEIEEAIARVYALNEFERVDAYIQERAEGRVLVVDTDGKSWGPHLFELGLRFEDDFDNPTTSNLDIAFTMNNITSLHGQWRNELSLGTNRRLSSEFYLPLDANGRWYSRAQFEAQQERWERISPSADFPFRSIERKRDNWMAGLGINLGLAAQLELGYQYESGDVSDEHALVLTKLGDYEFHGAMFSFGYDTLDGAMFPTQGNRLLVSVSHIDERSNLTFDGLPTNKQESLVYHLEWTGATNWDQHSFFIKSELETIDSDGISFVHFTSLGGFLNLSGFYRDSLLGSHKGLVAGVYTYDLSKGVLGITWPLYLGFSAEAGNVWLTRDDADWDDLIYAGSLFIGAETKLGPAAIAWGMADSGDSSLYLFLGKRF; from the coding sequence ATGTTACGCACTACGCTGGCTTTACTGCTGCTCCTGCCACTTTGGCTGCAGGCTACCGAACGTCCCACTGTGGGTGTGGTTCTCTCCGGGGGGGGCGCCAAGGGTGCGGCCCACATCGGTGTGCTCAGGGTGCTGGAGCAGAACCGGATTCCGGTGGACTACATCGCCGGCACCTCCATGGGCTCCTATGTCGCCGGCCTCTATGCCCTGGGGTACAGCGCCGACGAGATAGAAGCCATTCTTCTCTCCATGGACTTCAATACCGGCTTCGATGATGACATCCCCAGGGAAGATCTCGCCTATCGCGACAAGCAGCAGCGGGATGACTTCCCCCTGGGGATCCAGATGGGGTACCGGGAGGGGGAGTTGCGCTTTCCCAAGGGGGCCCTGCAGGGCCAGACCATGCGCTCTCTGATTCGCCGCTCCGTGGGTAACATTCCGGAGGTGGGTCACTTCGATGATCTGCCCATCCCCCTGCGTACCGTGGCCACGGATCTCACCGATCGCAGTGAGGTGGTGCTGGAGAGCGGCAACCTGGTGCTGGCGATGCAGGCCAGCATGACGGTGCCCGGCGCCCTGGCACCCATAGAGATCGACGGCCATATGCTGGTGGATGGCGGCATGGCCAACAACCTGCCGGTCTCCGTGGTCAAGGCGATGGGGGCGGACATTGTCATCGCCGTGGACATCGGCACCCCACTCAAGGGGAAGGACGATCTCAAGTCGGTGTTCGACATCGTCGATCAGCTGACCGGCTACCTGACCAACCTGACCCGGGATCAGCAGGTGGCGCTGATGAGTGAGCAGGATATCCTGCTGGTGCCGGAGATCGACGGGGTGGGAACCTCGGACTTCGACCTGATGCCAGACATGATTCCCCGAGGTGAAGCGGCGGCCCGGGCCAAGCTGGAGCAGCTCAGGGCACTGTCCCTGCCCGAGGCCCGCTACGCCGGCTACCGGGCCCAGAAGCAGGCTCTGCGCAGCTTCTGGGAAGATAAGGGCGCCGGAGAGCTGGTGGCCATTGAACTGGATAACGACTCCTGGGTTGGGGAGAGCCGCATTCTTACCGCCCTGGGGGTCAAGCCCGGGCAACCCCTGGCCCAGGATGAGATCGAGGAGGCCATCGCCCGTGTCTATGCCCTCAACGAGTTTGAGCGGGTGGACGCCTACATTCAGGAGCGGGCCGAGGGGCGGGTGCTGGTGGTGGACACCGACGGCAAGAGCTGGGGCCCCCACCTGTTTGAACTGGGGCTGAGGTTTGAGGATGACTTTGATAATCCCACCACCTCCAACCTGGACATCGCCTTCACCATGAACAACATCACCAGCCTCCATGGCCAGTGGCGAAATGAGTTGTCTTTGGGGACCAATCGCCGCCTCAGCAGTGAATTTTACCTGCCCCTGGACGCCAACGGCCGCTGGTACAGCCGCGCCCAGTTCGAGGCGCAACAGGAGCGCTGGGAACGGATCTCGCCCTCGGCAGATTTCCCTTTCCGCAGCATCGAGCGGAAACGGGACAACTGGATGGCGGGCCTGGGGATCAACCTGGGGCTGGCGGCTCAGTTGGAGCTGGGGTATCAGTATGAGTCCGGGGACGTCAGCGATGAGCACGCCCTGGTGTTGACTAAACTGGGGGACTACGAGTTCCACGGTGCCATGTTCAGTTTTGGCTACGATACCCTGGATGGCGCCATGTTCCCCACCCAGGGCAACAGGCTGCTGGTGAGCGTGTCTCATATCGACGAACGCTCGAATCTGACCTTCGATGGCCTGCCCACCAACAAGCAGGAGTCTCTGGTCTACCACCTGGAGTGGACCGGCGCCACCAACTGGGATCAGCACAGCTTCTTTATCAAGAGTGAACTTGAGACCATCGACAGCGACGGCATCAGCTTCGTCCACTTCACCTCCCTGGGTGGCTTCCTCAACCTGTCCGGCTTCTACCGGGACTCTCTGCTGGGCAGTCACAAGGGGCTGGTGGCCGGGGTGTACACCTATGATCTGAGTAAGGGAGTGCTGGGGATCACCTGGCCCCTGTACCTGGGCTTCTCCGCCGAGGCCGGCAACGTATGGCTGACCCGGGATGACGCAGACTGGGACGACCTCATCTATGCCGGCAGTCTGTTTATCGGTGCCGAGACCAAGCTGGGGCCGGCGGCCATCGCCTGGGGTATGGCGGACAGCGGCGACTCCAGCCTCTACCTGTTCCTGGGCAAGCGGTTCTAA
- the hxpB gene encoding hexitol phosphatase HxpB, translating to MVKGVVFDMDGVLVDSEPFWQLAEMEVFPQLGVPITLEDTLKTQGLRIDHVVQFWFSRHPWQGATPKQVEQQILDAMVKVIQEKGQPMAGVRSTLDILHQAGIPMAVATSSPHILMETTLEKLAIGHYFQATCSAEHLPLGKPHPQVYLNAVDALNLEATQCLAIEDSFNGLLAAKAARMHTLAVPDADHRGDPRYVIADRQYLSLEEFSLDHWR from the coding sequence ATGGTCAAAGGGGTCGTTTTCGATATGGACGGCGTGTTGGTGGATTCCGAACCGTTCTGGCAACTTGCTGAAATGGAGGTATTTCCTCAACTGGGGGTACCCATCACCCTGGAAGACACCTTGAAAACCCAAGGATTGAGAATTGATCATGTGGTTCAGTTCTGGTTCAGCCGCCACCCCTGGCAAGGCGCCACCCCCAAGCAGGTGGAGCAACAGATCCTCGATGCCATGGTCAAGGTGATTCAGGAGAAAGGCCAGCCCATGGCCGGGGTACGTTCGACTCTGGACATCCTGCACCAGGCGGGGATCCCCATGGCGGTGGCCACCTCGTCCCCCCATATCCTGATGGAGACCACCCTGGAGAAACTGGCCATCGGCCACTACTTCCAGGCCACCTGCTCCGCCGAGCACCTGCCCCTGGGCAAGCCCCATCCCCAGGTCTACCTCAATGCGGTGGATGCCCTGAATCTCGAGGCTACCCAGTGTCTCGCCATCGAGGACTCCTTCAACGGCCTGCTGGCCGCCAAGGCCGCCAGGATGCACACCCTGGCGGTGCCCGATGCCGACCACAGGGGCGATCCCAGGTATGTGATCGCCGACAGGCAGTATCTCAGCCTGGAGGAGTTCTCCCTGGATCACTGGCGTTAG
- a CDS encoding EAL domain-containing protein yields the protein MGQVLPVYGFQSRVFDHHSGFVSNSVTDMAFSDRGQLWVTTHDGLYRIASHKVRRLDRFSDTVLLPDFTLTRVRTLPDNQILISSEHDLFLLDEAHNQVSMLGRDSYTDYQGGGSTALTDAEGQLFWVLNEMGQLYRFDLAEEQATLLSVIGAQKHFFQGLVHHGDTLVTGTRNQLITFSMEGEVLESAPWPKERGNLTTLFSDRQGRLWLTSTRGLYLRQGQNFIRIDPVGRSVRDIQQDSKGNLWVVTTLGLFRIDGKDLKVTAMGRSEELFDVAASMHKLELDDSDNLWVATISAGIAALSQPEDYVLDRLSTHTSPAIGADLVWGFSGTPEQLFVSHDQGVDEVDLVGRTVKPLLLEGLDALDAAFSALPISDTELLVGTTKGLFMVDRAQGMGHRIATGDDGLPDLSNRVILTMAEGPGRIWLATDMGLYLFDTERRTLELILDEGQPLMEVRNILDLGHEVWLGGKQLFGRYQLMDRRFESTLNWLPGDPDDYHFGPMAQVAPDKLLVGSFGEGILEVDTGLKLAFRMNEQWRFNCTTPYFIQPTQEGAVIGCPQVLARYNRDTGTISSVGNDGGLFNTELNEGAAFRLADDTLVVGTTTGLLRVDPMHITEAKSSNSVQLESVKVQYEGGNELFLIPQMQKMVIRPSFELVNINLGTTNLITGPAVHFRYQLVFDGKPSSMTELDGESSITLSRLPPGNHALLVYGEFDGVWQREPLRLNFKVEQHWWARQGMQLLFLTVTILMLFVTAVNWRNQLRRQRRINQALRQSQHRLQLALQGGGSDIWEWDAKSDSFYVENRQTTLSRTNRPMRIPRVGMTLHRQDLQPVAQAWKQLLAGDQERINVEFRAISPIGEWRWLWATGTVIERDPDTGQALLVAGVYADRTKVRKMAHLHTLYAHAMENTTEGMMILDAEYNVTAHNPSALAILGYPKGALEGVSLADTLLTESEILAEMKSQRRWSGEAQMRRRGRGQVPVWLNLSHMALDSGGDYLVVLFSDISERKKQEVALQKLANYDLVTGLPNRSQFDQQIRALMQASPDDPLALLFLDLDRFKHINDTFGHGTGDALLVEVSRLLSSVVGGSGTVCRFGGDEFVIIVRDFNHRLQVEALAERILSLLSEPIQVQQQVLYLSVSIGIALYPEDGSQAEELLKNADLAMYHAKEEGRGRACFYTRERDAQATYQLEMENELRQALEQDKLAIHYQPQLDVSDNSVCGVEALMRWNREDGSPVAPDLFIELAESSGLIIRLDRWMLENACREFMSWPENGDLKLSINVSASHFRQYDYVEFIQSVLQSTGIPPEQLCLEITEGVLMRQVNLAQAHLLALRELGISVAVDDFGTGYSSLSYLSQFAVNSLKIDRSFIQSMLENKANRAITCSILDLGRNLELDVVAEGVETPDQLAFLRSQGCHLVQGYHFARPMPSSQCRQWLANWTPSEHELLMASS from the coding sequence CACAACCAGGTTTCCATGCTCGGCCGTGACAGCTACACGGATTACCAGGGAGGAGGCTCTACCGCCCTGACCGACGCCGAGGGCCAGCTGTTCTGGGTACTGAACGAGATGGGCCAGCTCTACCGGTTCGATTTGGCCGAGGAGCAGGCCACCCTGTTGTCGGTGATTGGCGCCCAGAAGCACTTCTTTCAAGGTCTGGTGCACCACGGCGATACCCTGGTCACCGGCACCCGCAACCAGTTAATTACCTTCTCCATGGAGGGGGAGGTTCTGGAGTCCGCCCCCTGGCCCAAGGAGCGGGGCAACCTCACCACCCTGTTTTCCGACCGTCAGGGCCGCTTGTGGCTGACCTCCACCCGGGGACTGTATCTGCGTCAGGGGCAGAATTTCATCCGCATCGACCCCGTGGGACGTTCGGTGCGCGACATCCAGCAGGACAGCAAGGGCAATCTGTGGGTGGTGACCACCCTGGGCTTGTTCCGCATTGATGGCAAGGACCTGAAAGTCACCGCCATGGGCCGCAGTGAAGAGCTGTTCGATGTCGCAGCCAGCATGCACAAGCTGGAGCTGGACGACAGCGACAACCTCTGGGTGGCCACCATCAGTGCCGGCATCGCCGCCCTGTCCCAGCCGGAAGACTATGTGCTGGACCGTCTGTCCACCCACACCTCTCCCGCCATCGGCGCCGATCTGGTGTGGGGCTTCAGTGGCACACCTGAGCAGTTGTTTGTCTCCCACGACCAGGGTGTGGATGAGGTGGACCTGGTCGGGCGGACGGTCAAGCCTCTGCTGCTGGAGGGCCTCGATGCCCTGGATGCCGCCTTCAGTGCCCTGCCCATCTCGGACACCGAGCTGCTGGTGGGCACTACCAAGGGGCTGTTTATGGTGGACCGGGCGCAGGGGATGGGCCACAGGATCGCCACCGGTGATGACGGTTTGCCGGATCTCAGCAACCGGGTGATTCTGACCATGGCCGAGGGGCCGGGCCGGATCTGGCTGGCCACCGATATGGGGCTCTATCTGTTCGATACCGAACGTCGCACCCTTGAACTGATCCTGGACGAAGGCCAGCCCCTGATGGAGGTGCGCAACATCCTGGATCTGGGCCATGAGGTGTGGCTGGGGGGCAAGCAGCTGTTTGGCCGCTACCAGTTGATGGACCGGCGTTTCGAATCCACCCTGAACTGGCTGCCCGGCGACCCGGACGATTACCACTTCGGCCCCATGGCTCAGGTGGCGCCGGACAAACTGCTGGTGGGCAGTTTCGGCGAAGGGATCCTGGAGGTGGACACCGGCCTCAAGCTGGCGTTCCGCATGAACGAGCAGTGGCGCTTCAACTGCACCACCCCCTACTTTATCCAGCCGACCCAGGAGGGGGCGGTGATCGGCTGCCCACAGGTGTTGGCACGGTACAACCGCGATACCGGGACCATCTCCAGCGTGGGCAACGACGGCGGACTGTTTAACACCGAGCTCAATGAGGGCGCCGCCTTTCGTCTGGCCGACGACACCCTGGTGGTCGGCACCACCACAGGGCTGCTGCGGGTGGACCCCATGCACATCACCGAGGCCAAGAGCAGCAACAGCGTCCAGCTGGAGTCGGTCAAGGTGCAGTACGAGGGTGGCAACGAACTGTTCCTGATCCCCCAGATGCAGAAGATGGTGATCCGCCCCAGCTTCGAGCTGGTGAACATCAACCTGGGCACCACCAATCTCATCACCGGCCCGGCGGTTCACTTCCGCTATCAGCTGGTGTTCGACGGCAAGCCCAGCAGCATGACCGAGCTGGACGGGGAGTCCAGCATCACCCTGTCCCGTCTGCCACCGGGCAACCACGCCCTGTTGGTGTACGGCGAGTTTGACGGCGTCTGGCAAAGGGAGCCGCTGAGGCTCAACTTCAAGGTGGAGCAGCACTGGTGGGCCAGGCAGGGGATGCAGCTGCTGTTTTTGACGGTCACCATACTGATGCTGTTTGTCACTGCGGTGAACTGGCGCAATCAATTGCGCCGGCAGCGTCGCATCAACCAGGCACTGCGCCAGAGTCAGCACAGACTGCAGCTGGCGTTGCAGGGGGGCGGGTCAGACATCTGGGAGTGGGATGCCAAGAGTGACAGCTTCTACGTGGAAAACCGTCAGACCACCCTGTCTCGCACCAACAGGCCGATGCGCATTCCCCGGGTGGGGATGACCCTGCACCGTCAGGATCTGCAGCCCGTGGCCCAGGCCTGGAAACAGCTTCTGGCCGGCGATCAGGAGCGGATCAACGTGGAATTCCGGGCCATCAGTCCCATCGGCGAATGGCGCTGGCTGTGGGCCACCGGCACGGTGATCGAACGGGATCCCGATACCGGCCAGGCGTTGCTGGTGGCCGGGGTGTACGCCGACCGCACCAAGGTGCGCAAGATGGCTCACCTGCACACCCTCTATGCCCACGCCATGGAGAACACCACCGAGGGGATGATGATTCTGGATGCGGAGTACAATGTGACTGCGCACAACCCGTCGGCCCTGGCGATCCTCGGTTACCCCAAGGGGGCGCTGGAGGGGGTGAGCCTGGCGGACACATTGTTGACCGAATCCGAGATCCTCGCCGAGATGAAGAGCCAGCGTCGCTGGAGCGGCGAAGCCCAGATGCGCCGCCGCGGCCGCGGTCAGGTGCCGGTGTGGCTCAACCTCAGCCATATGGCCCTGGACAGTGGCGGCGACTATCTGGTGGTGCTGTTTTCCGACATCTCCGAGCGGAAGAAGCAGGAGGTGGCGCTGCAGAAGCTGGCCAATTACGACTTGGTGACCGGCCTGCCCAACCGTTCCCAGTTCGACCAGCAGATCCGTGCCCTGATGCAGGCTTCGCCGGATGATCCCCTGGCCCTGCTGTTCCTGGACCTGGACAGGTTCAAGCACATCAACGATACCTTCGGTCATGGTACCGGCGACGCCCTGCTGGTGGAGGTGAGCCGCCTGCTCTCCTCTGTGGTGGGGGGCAGCGGCACCGTCTGCCGTTTTGGCGGCGATGAGTTCGTCATCATAGTGCGCGACTTCAATCACAGGCTGCAGGTGGAGGCCCTGGCGGAGCGGATCCTCAGCCTGCTGTCTGAGCCCATTCAGGTGCAGCAGCAGGTGCTCTACCTGTCGGTGAGCATCGGCATCGCCCTCTACCCAGAGGATGGCAGCCAGGCCGAAGAGCTGCTGAAGAACGCCGACCTGGCCATGTACCACGCCAAGGAGGAGGGGCGGGGACGCGCCTGCTTCTATACCCGAGAGCGGGATGCCCAGGCCACCTACCAGCTGGAGATGGAGAACGAGCTGCGTCAGGCCCTGGAGCAGGACAAGCTGGCGATCCATTACCAGCCACAGCTTGACGTTTCCGACAACTCGGTGTGTGGTGTCGAGGCGCTGATGCGCTGGAACCGGGAGGACGGCAGTCCGGTGGCGCCGGATCTCTTTATCGAATTGGCGGAGTCCAGTGGCCTGATCATCCGCCTGGATCGCTGGATGCTGGAGAATGCCTGCCGGGAGTTCATGTCCTGGCCGGAGAACGGGGATCTCAAACTCTCCATCAACGTCTCCGCCAGCCACTTCCGCCAGTACGATTACGTGGAGTTTATCCAGTCGGTGCTGCAGAGCACCGGCATTCCACCGGAACAGCTGTGTCTGGAGATCACCGAAGGGGTGCTGATGAGGCAGGTCAACCTGGCCCAGGCCCACCTGCTGGCCCTGAGGGAGCTGGGGATCTCGGTGGCGGTGGATGACTTTGGCACCGGCTACTCGTCGCTCTCCTACCTGAGCCAGTTTGCGGTGAACAGCCTGAAGATCGACCGCTCCTTCATCCAGTCCATGCTGGAGAACAAGGCCAACCGGGCGATCACCTGCAGTATTCTCGATCTGGGCCGTAACCTGGAGTTGGACGTGGTGGCGGAAGGGGTGGAGACGCCGGATCAACTGGCGTTCCTGCGCAGCCAGGGCTGTCACCTGGTTCAGGGGTATCACTTCGCCAGGCCGATGCCGTCTTCACAGTGTCGTCAGTGGCTGGCAAACTGGACCCCGAGTGAACACGAACTGCTGATGGCTTCATCCTGA